A part of Arachis hypogaea cultivar Tifrunner chromosome 12, arahy.Tifrunner.gnm2.J5K5, whole genome shotgun sequence genomic DNA contains:
- the LOC112729889 gene encoding uncharacterized protein, producing MASSSTPSETPTPTSQEQGSTPDPTIGTQKNSNRGKTDPAWGHCKQVLDKGKTALVCIYCKKHIRGGGINRVKHHLAGKGGDIEACRKVPAAVRHQFSQNIEDLQTKKRKTQEEYAESYGACDDVEREFDEIEHNEMRQQQASRIPAPSSRKGVGKQLKGLQSFFPPAATPGAQPSIKSVLQSKEIVEKCDIAIARWMMDASVPFNAVNSAYYQPMIDAIANMGAGYKGPNYQRVRGYLLSKLVEDVKKMIEGYRVIWKQTGCTIMADGWTDRCRRTLINFLVYCPKGTVFLKSVDASHISKTAEALFKLLRDVVLFVGPENVVHVVTDNAANYVAAGRLLESEFPRLYWSPCAAHCINLMLQDIGKFVEVTETVSQASMITKYIYNHCHPLYLMRQFTGSREILRPAPTRFATNFIALQSILAQKDALRAMVTSREWTSSAYSKEAKAKKFVDQVLDSKFWNQCTDIVKLTEPLVHVLRIVDSEDRAAMDFLYQAMYKAREDMVKRFQKRKRVVEPYLKILDSRWDLQLKRNLHAAGYWLNPAFRFNSAEFDKHKETISGLLDVIERYAYDDADLITKLTSEKRIFKNAEGDFGRQSAIRERSTVMPDQWWESYGCGAPNLQKLAIRVLSQTYSSSGCERNWSIFEHIHSKKRNRLEHQKLNDLVYVHYNLRLQQRNRMRKQSYDPICLDAFEDHSEWIMEDSPPFLTPEEVDALRNDLANMSLQSALDDLDELNLEEDRDDGEANNTSVENANQNETNQHVAPDLSDEERYPDFEVTPWI from the exons ATGGCTTCATCAAGTACACCATCAGAAACACCAACACCAACTTCTCAGGAACAAGGATCAACTCCTGATCCGACAATTGGAACCCAAAAAAATAGTAACAGAGGAAAAACTGATCCTGCATGGGGCCATTGTAAACAAGTTTTGGATAAAGGAAAAACTGCTCTAGTATGTATTTATTGCAAGAAGCATATTAGGGGTGGAGGAATTAACCGGGTTAAGCATCATTTGGCTGGAAAAGGTGGAGATATTGAGGCATGTCGAAAGGTGCCAGCTGCGGTGAGACACCAATTCTCCCAAAACATTGAAGATCTTCAaaccaagaaaaggaaaactcaagaagaaTATGCAGAAAGTTATGGTGCTTGTGATGACGTTGAAAGGGAATTTGATGAGATTGAACATAATGAGATGCGACAACAACAAGCATCAAGAATTCCAGCACCTAGCTCTAGAAAGGGAGTTGGAAAACAACTCAAGGGACTACAATCCTTTTTTCCACCGGCAGCAACACCTGGTGCTCAACCAAGTATTAAAAGTGTTCTCCAAAGCAAAGAAATTGTGGAGAAGTGTGATATTGCTATTGCAAGATGGATGATGGATGCCTCTGTGCCATTCAATGCGGTTAATTCAGCTTATTATCAGCCGATGATCGATGCTATCGCAAATATGGGTGCAGGGTATAAAGGGCCAAATTACCAAAGAGTTCGTGGATATTTGTTGAGTAAATTGGTTGAAGATGTAAAGAAGATGATTGAAGGTTATCGTGTGATTTGGAAACAAACTGGATGTACTATCATGGCTGATGGATGGACTGATCGTTGTAGGCGTACTTTAATTAATTTCTTGGTTTATTGTCCTAAAGGAACTGTTTTCCTAAAATCAGTTGATGCTTCTCATATCTCGAAAACTGCTGAGGCTTTGTTTAAGTTGCTTAGGGATGTTGTGTTATTTGTTGGTCCTGAGAATGTTGTACATGTAGTGACGGATAATGCTGCAAATTACGTTGCTGCTGGAAGGTTGTTGGAATCAGAGTTTCCTAGATTGTATTGGTCTCCTTGTGCGGCACATTGTATTAATCTGATGTTGCAGGATATTGGAAAGTTTGTGGAAGTGACTGAAACTGTGTCACAAGCTTCAATGATTACGAAGTATATCTATAATCACTGCCATCCTTTGTACTTGATGAGGCAGTTCACAGGCAGCCGAGAAATACTTCGTCCAGCTCCAACTCGATTCGCCACTAATTTCATTGCTTTGCAAAGTATTTTGGCTCAAAAGGATGCATTGAGAGCTATGGTGACATCTAGAGAATGGACAAGTTCAGCTTACTCTAAAGAAGCCAAAGCAAAAAAGTTTGTGGATCAAGTCTTAGATTCTAAATTTTGGAATCAATGCACTGATATTGTTAAGCTTACGGAGCCACTTGTTCATGTATTGCGTATTGTGGATAGTGAAGATAGAGCTGCAATGGATTTCCTTTATCAAGCTATGTATAAGGCTAGGGAAGACATGGTGAAGAGGTTTCAAAAAAGAAAGAGGGTTGTTGAACCTTATTTGAAGATTTTAGATTCACGTTGGGATTTACAACTTAAAAGAAACCTTCATGCTGCTGGTTATTGGTTAAATCCAGCTTTTCGATTTAATTCTGCAGAATTTGACAAGCACAAAGAAACAATTTCTGGCCTATTAGATGTGATTGAGAGATATGCTTACGATGATGCTGATTTGATTACTAAATTGACAAGTGAGAAGAGAATCTTTAAGAATGCTGAAGGAGACTTTGGGAGACAGTCTGCAATACGTGAGCGAAGCACAGTGATGCCTG aTCAATGGTGGGAATCTTATGGATGTGGAGCACCAAACCTGCAAAAGTTAGCAATTCGTGTTTTGAGTCAAACTTACAGTTCTTCAGGTTGTGAGCGTAACTGGAGCATTTTTGAACACATTCACTCAAAGAAAAGGAATCGGTTAGAGCATCAAAAGCTTAATGATCTTGTTTATGTTCATTACAACTTAAGGCTACAACAAAG GAACCGAATGAGAAAGCAAAGTTATGATCCAATTTGTCTTGATGCATTTGAGGATCATTCGGAATGGATAATGGAAGATTCACCACCATTTTTAACTCCTGAAGAAGTTGATGCTTTACGGAATGATCTTGCAAATATGTCTCTTCAATCAGCTTTAGATGATTTGG ATGAATTGAATCTGGAAGAAGATCGAGATGATGGTGAAGCTAATAATACTTCTGTGGAAAATGCAAATCAGAATGAAACCAATCAACATGTAGCTCCAGATTTGTCAGATGAAGAAAGATATCCAGACTTTGAAGTTACTCCTTGGATATAA
- the LOC140176679 gene encoding uncharacterized protein, translating to MREWFAYRIQDRFADASPLLCSGRLFQQFIVDAYTMIETCRLNYIRYKQKELRCDMYKGIREAVLNGETDPASRGYPDLFITLTCNPKWQEIEDHVSNRGLKAEDRPDIVCRVFKAKLDHMLRDICVNKIFGRVRALVYTIEFQKRGLPHAHILLFLHQQDKYPTGIDIDQIISAEIPDQTTDPEYYEAVKTFMMHGPCGIIRKDSPCMEDGRYIHNFLKRYVESTTLDDEGYPVYRRRDDGRFININGVDLDNCYVVPHNRLLLMRYISPCETAWRIIGYDIHYRDPSVVRLSFHLPEEQTVVFDDNVTLDKVQEKATVKESMFLAWFEAKKKYNSAKELTYVEFPSKFVWNAKEREWAPRRSHNVISRIFFVPPSSGELYYLRVLLNLVKCPTCYTDIRFHNGVTHGSFRDACYVRGLLDDDKEYIDAIKEARQWGAAPYLRNLFATLLFSKSIERREYVWEETKMLLSEDILHHQRKLLNYPGLQLTTSQIETLTLIEIEKILNINNRSLKDWDTMPFRSDNISSWDPYSNSLNRLIVDELGYDRSSLHIEHNRLIKQMTSEQLSVYEKIINSVESCSGGVYFLYGYGGTGKTFVWNTLASALRSKGDIVLTVASSGIASLLLPGGRTAHSRFGIPLNLNEYSTCNIKQGSQLAELITR from the exons ATGCGGGAGTGGTTTGCATATAGGATACAAGATAGGTTTGCAGATGCATCCCCTCTACTATGTTCTGGAAGGTTATTCCAACAGTTCATAGTAGATGCCTACACAATGATTGAGACATGTCGTTTGAATTATATTAGGTACAAACAAAAAGAACTTCGTTGTGACATGTATAAAGGCATTCGTGAAGCCGTTCTGAATGGAGAGACTGATCCTGCTTCTAGGG GCTACCCTGATTTGTTCATCACACTTACATGCAATCCTAAGTGGCAAGAAATCGAAGATCATGTTTCCAATCGTGGATTAAAGGCAGAAGATCGTCCAGACATCGTATGCAGGGTTTTTAAGGCTAAGCTTGACCACATGCTACGGGACATTTGTGTCAACAAGATTTTTGGTAGAGTCCGTGCAC TTGTATACACCATTGAGTTCCAGAAGCGTGGTCTCCCACATGCACACATTCTATTATTCCTTCATCAGCAAGACAAATACCCTACTGGTATAGATATTGATCAAATCATTTCAGCAGAAATACCAGATCAAACAACAGACCCTGAGTACTACGAAGCTGTCAAGACCTTTATGATGCACGGACCATGTGGCATCATTCGCAAAGACTCTCCTTGCATGGAGGATGGAAGATACATTCATAACTTTCTCAAGAGGTATGTTGAATCTACCACCCTTGACGATGAAGGATATCCGGTATATCGTCGCAGAGATGATGGTCGATTTATCAACATAAATGGTGTCGATCTAGACAATTGCTATGTTGTTCCTCACAATAGGTTGTTACTTATGAG ATACATTTCTCCATGTGAAACTGCATGGAGGATCATTGGATATGATATCCACTATAGAGATCCTTCTGTTGTTCGACTATCATTTCATCTTCCAGAGGAACAAACTGTAGTTTTTGATGACAATGTCACTCTcgataaagtgcaagaaaaggcAACTGTCAAAGAGTCAATGTTCTTAGCATGGTTTGAAGCAAAGAAGAAGTACAATTCTGCAAAGGAACTCACTTATGTTGAGTTTCCCTCAAAGTTTGTATGGAACGCTAAAGAGAGGGAATGGGCGCCCAGGCGTTCACACAATGTCATAAGTCGTATTTTCTTTGTGCCACCTTCATCTGGAGAGTTGTATTACCTAAGAGTTCTTCTTAATTTGGTAAAGTGCCCCACATGTTATACAGACATTCGTTTTCACAATGGTGTCACTCATGGttctttcagagatgcatgttatgtACGAGGTTTGTTGGATGATGACAAGGAATACATTGATGCAATAAAAGAAGCCCGTCAGTGGGGTGCTGCTCCTTACTTAAGAAATCTATTTGCTACATTGTTATTCTCAAAATCAATTGAACGACGTGAATATGTATGGGAAGAAACAAAGATGTTATTATCTGAGGACATCCTCCACCATCAAAGGAAACTACTTAACTATCCAG GCTTGCAATTAACCACTTCTCAAATTGAAACCCTTACCCTTATTGAAATTGAGAAAATTTTGAACATTAACAACAGGAGCTTAAAAGATTGGGATACGATGCCCTTTCGTTCAGACAATATATCGAGTTGGGATCCTTATTCTAATTCATTGAATCGTTTGATAGTTGACGAGCTTGGATATGATAGAAGCTCCTTGCATATAGAGCACAATAGATTGATTAAACAGATGACCTCTGAACAATTGTCTGTGTACGAAAAGATTATCAACAGTGTTGAAAGTTGCTCTGGtggtgtatattttttatatggatATGGTGGTACAGGTAAGACCTTTGTCTGGAATACATTGGCATCAGCTTTGAGATCAAAGGGTGATATCGTCCTAACAGTTGCATCAAGTGGAATAGCTTCATTGTTATTACCTGGTGGTAGGACAGCACACTCAAGATTTGGTATCCCATTGAACCTTAACGAATACTCTACATGTAATATCAAGCAAGGAAGCCAACTAGCTGAGCTTATCACAAGGTGA
- the LOC112729888 gene encoding uncharacterized protein: MRDIMHFSNRNSESMPFGGKTIVFGGDFRQILPVIPKGRRQDIVNATINASYIWDHCQVLKLTKNMRLQAAHTSVDRAGLGDFAEWILKVEDGAIGNKTDGLYACTIKIPDDILIREWHDPIKAIVDHTYAEYINDPSNDNHLEKVAVLAPTLQIVDDINDYMMSLSSNDIETFLSSDTVSKSKFQNDFIASIHTPEFINTIKCSGVPNHVLKLKVGIPIMLLRNIDHSAGLSNGTRMVVTKLGKRVIKAKILPGTSMGQKFFIPRMTLTLSDHRIPFKFQRRQFPIMVSYGMTINKSQGQSLSRVGLLLKNHVFCHGQLYVAITRVTSRSGLKIVVAHDHKEDECVDDTHNVVYKEVFRNVS, from the coding sequence ATGAGGGATATTATGCATTTTAGCAACAGAAATAGTGAATCAATGCCATTTGGTGGAAAGACTATTGTATTTGGTGGAGACTTTCGGCAAATCCTACCAGTTATTCCTAAAGGCAGAAGACAAGACATTGTAAATGCAACCATAAATGCATCCTACATATGGGACCATTGTCAAGTGTTAAAATTAACCAAGAACATGCGATTGCAAGCTGCACATACAAGCGTTGATAGAGCTGGCCTTGGCGACTTTGCTGAGTGGATCCTTAAAGTTGAAGATGGTGCAATTGGCAACAAAACggatggtttatatgcatgtACAATTAAAATCCCAGACGACATTCTCATAAGAGAGTGGCATGATCCAATCAAGGCAATAGTCGATCATACTTACGCTGAATACATTAATGACCCCAGCAATGACAACCACCTTGAAAAGGTTGCTGTCTTGGCACCAACATTGCAAATAGTTGATGACATCAATGATTATATGATGAGCTTAAGTTCTAATGACATAGAGACTTTCTTAAGCTCGGATACTGTATCTAAATCTAAGTTTCAAAATGATTTCATTGCAAGTATCCACACTCCTGAGTTTATCAATACAATAAAATGTTCTGGAGTCCCAAATCATGTGTTGAAGTTGAAGGTTGGCATCCCAATAATGTTGTTAAGAAACATAGACCATTCAGCTGGATTATCCAATGGAACTAGAATGGTGGTAACCAAGCTTGGTAAAAGAGTTATCAAAGCTAAGATTCTACCAGGGACAAGCATGGGTCAAAAGTTCTTTATACCAAGAATGACACTGACACTATCAGACCATAGAATACCTTTTAAGTTTCAAAGAAGACAATTTCCAATTATGGTTTCTTATGGTATGACCATCAACAAGAGCCAGGGCCAATCATTGTCTCGAGTAGGTTTATTGCTAAAGAATCATGTTTTTTGTCATGGTCAATTATATGTTGCTATTACAAGAGTGACGAGTAGGAGTGGTCTCAAGATTGTAGTTGCGCATGACCATAAAGAGGACGAATGTGTCGATGACACACATAATGTTGTTTATAAGGAAGTATTTAGAAATGTAAGCTAA